From a single Flavobacteriales bacterium genomic region:
- a CDS encoding rhomboid family intramembrane serine protease, with protein sequence MQRTFTDEIKYQFKTGNLLTKLILLNVGVFLIMAILMLVMYLNNTPKNFIADNILEVFAPNGMIRHNLTHPWSPFIYMFLHLSFWHLLIQMVLLYFTGQLYLQHLDEKKLLNTYIFGGLAGFIFYFAAMNLFPVFEGKQMYYLHGASAATMALLVAVTFHLPRLEVMFFGVFPIKLIIVALLFIMLDLVAIPNDNRGARIAHLGGALYGIWASGFFKKPSFILNRFDLTDLFSPARWFRKSSKLKVKHSNNKRPISDEVYNDRKAATQKRVDDILDKINRSGYESLTKEEKEFLFNSHKNV encoded by the coding sequence ATGCAACGCACCTTTACGGATGAAATAAAATATCAATTCAAAACAGGTAACCTTTTAACCAAACTAATCCTGTTGAATGTTGGCGTGTTTCTCATTATGGCCATCCTGATGCTGGTGATGTACCTGAACAACACACCTAAAAATTTTATTGCCGATAATATCCTTGAAGTATTTGCACCCAATGGAATGATCAGGCACAATCTGACGCATCCATGGTCGCCTTTTATTTACATGTTCCTTCATTTATCCTTTTGGCACCTTCTAATCCAAATGGTCTTGCTTTATTTTACCGGTCAACTTTACCTCCAGCATCTCGACGAAAAAAAATTACTAAACACTTATATTTTCGGAGGCCTTGCCGGCTTCATTTTTTATTTTGCGGCCATGAATTTGTTTCCTGTTTTCGAGGGAAAACAAATGTACTACCTGCACGGAGCTTCCGCAGCAACGATGGCATTACTCGTTGCTGTCACCTTTCATTTACCACGACTCGAAGTCATGTTTTTCGGTGTATTCCCCATTAAACTGATCATTGTGGCGCTTTTATTTATTATGCTGGATTTAGTCGCAATTCCCAATGATAACCGCGGTGCAAGAATTGCGCATTTAGGTGGTGCATTATATGGAATCTGGGCTTCAGGATTTTTTAAAAAACCTTCTTTTATTTTAAACCGATTCGACCTTACCGATCTTTTTTCACCTGCACGCTGGTTTAGAAAATCATCGAAATTAAAAGTCAAACACAGCAACAATAAGCGTCCAATTTCCGACGAAGTTTATAATGACAGAAAAGCTGCAACTCAAAAAAGGGTGGATGATATTCTGGATAAAATAAATCGTTCCGGCTATGAAAGCTTGACGAAAGAGGAAAAAGAATTCCTGTTCAATTCGCATAAAAATGTTTAA
- a CDS encoding rhomboid family intramembrane serine protease, whose amino-acid sequence MPPVVKNLLILNVLMFFAKFTFERQGIQLDFILGLSNPASPNFEPYQIITYMFMHGDLGHLFFNMFALVTFGSILERMWGPKRFISFYFITGIGAMFLYSLVNYVEYLQLVSKLPADVVEVVKENGQSLFKQGMNYSDETVAALNLSLNMPAVGASGALYGIMIAFGMLFPNTEMMLIFLPIPIKAKYFIPVMIFIELYLGVMQYSWDNVAHFAHLGGALIGGLIVYFQKKKDRRNFY is encoded by the coding sequence ATGCCACCCGTAGTTAAGAATCTTCTTATTCTTAACGTATTGATGTTTTTTGCCAAATTCACATTTGAACGGCAAGGAATACAACTCGATTTTATTTTAGGTTTATCCAATCCTGCCTCTCCGAATTTTGAACCTTATCAAATCATCACTTACATGTTTATGCATGGCGATTTAGGCCATCTGTTTTTTAACATGTTTGCATTGGTAACCTTTGGTTCTATTTTGGAACGGATGTGGGGACCCAAACGATTTATTAGTTTTTATTTCATCACAGGGATTGGTGCGATGTTCCTTTATTCACTGGTGAATTACGTCGAATATCTTCAATTGGTTTCCAAATTACCAGCAGATGTGGTGGAAGTCGTAAAAGAAAATGGCCAATCGCTTTTTAAACAGGGAATGAATTATTCAGACGAAACTGTCGCTGCACTCAATTTATCGCTGAATATGCCGGCGGTGGGTGCTTCGGGAGCTTTATACGGAATTATGATTGCATTCGGAATGTTATTCCCAAATACTGAAATGATGCTTATCTTTTTACCTATTCCGATTAAAGCAAAGTATTTTATTCCAGTAATGATTTTCATTGAGCTTTATCTTGGAGTCATGCAATATTCATGGGATAATGTGGCACATTTTGCGCATTTGGGAGGAGCATTAATTGGTGGACTCATCGTATATTTTCAGAAGAAAAAAGACCGTCGTAATTTCTATTGA
- the mutL gene encoding DNA mismatch repair endonuclease MutL — MSNIIQLLPDSIANQIAAGEVVQRPASAVKELLENSIDAGATKIRMLIKDAGRTLIQVMDNGTGMSAEDARLCFERHATSKIKEASDLFAIRTKGFRGEALASIAAVAQVELKTKRKNDALGTKIIIEGSEIKSIEEDQCQDGTTFLVKNLFFNIPARRNFLKSDNVEFKHVLDEFERVALVHPEVHFELNHNGNEIFNLPAGNIRQRIVAIFGKSYNERLVPIEEHTDIVHIKGYLLKPEFSKKTRGEQFFFVNDRFIKSPYLHHSIHKAYEGIILKENFPSYFVYLDVPPASIDVNIHPTKTEIKFEDEKSIYAILHSAARRAIGLYNISPAIDFNTETAIDLPLPEKDRPIVQPVIKVDPNYNPFEQEKKNSGASKTSSSSSAYLNKPASSEQWEEVYKIMNTNQPVQPKIFEQEEEEERERITIQLHRKYILCPVKSGFWLIDQNRAHDRILFERFIVSLAQHTGMTQQQLFPSMMDLSPADLSLIRELNEDLKHLGFDISEMGGNSIAINGTPAEAGDANPVGLIEKMLEELKHHSSEIRKNKYESLARSLSSSIAIKAGKKLTNEEMNRLVDELFACETPFISPSGKPVIITYTMDEIEKKFS; from the coding sequence ATGTCGAACATTATACAACTTCTTCCCGACTCCATTGCCAATCAAATTGCCGCCGGCGAGGTGGTTCAGCGTCCTGCATCTGCCGTAAAGGAACTTTTAGAGAATTCCATAGATGCCGGAGCAACGAAAATCAGAATGCTGATTAAAGATGCCGGTAGAACACTTATTCAGGTAATGGATAACGGAACAGGGATGTCAGCAGAAGATGCCCGTTTATGTTTTGAACGGCATGCTACCAGTAAAATAAAAGAAGCTTCCGATTTATTTGCAATACGCACCAAAGGATTTCGAGGTGAGGCATTGGCTTCCATTGCAGCGGTGGCACAGGTAGAACTCAAAACTAAACGAAAGAATGATGCTCTGGGGACAAAAATCATTATTGAAGGATCAGAAATAAAGTCCATTGAAGAAGATCAATGTCAGGATGGCACTACCTTTTTGGTAAAAAATCTATTCTTCAATATTCCGGCCCGAAGAAACTTTTTAAAATCAGATAATGTTGAATTCAAGCATGTGCTTGATGAATTTGAACGTGTGGCACTGGTACACCCCGAAGTGCATTTTGAACTCAACCACAACGGAAATGAAATATTCAATTTACCGGCAGGGAATATTCGTCAACGTATAGTTGCCATATTTGGAAAAAGCTACAATGAACGCCTGGTTCCAATTGAAGAGCATACGGATATTGTGCACATTAAAGGATATCTTTTAAAACCGGAATTCTCAAAAAAAACCCGTGGAGAGCAATTTTTCTTTGTCAACGACCGCTTTATCAAAAGTCCTTATCTCCACCATTCCATTCACAAAGCCTATGAGGGAATTATTTTAAAAGAAAATTTCCCATCTTATTTTGTTTACCTGGATGTTCCACCTGCAAGTATTGATGTAAATATTCATCCAACCAAAACTGAAATTAAGTTTGAGGATGAAAAAAGTATTTACGCTATTTTACATTCTGCTGCAAGAAGAGCCATTGGATTATACAATATTTCTCCTGCAATCGATTTTAATACGGAAACCGCTATCGATCTTCCTTTACCGGAGAAAGATCGTCCCATTGTTCAACCAGTAATAAAAGTTGATCCGAATTATAATCCATTTGAACAAGAAAAAAAGAACAGTGGCGCTTCCAAAACTTCGTCCTCATCATCTGCCTATTTAAATAAACCTGCTTCTTCTGAGCAATGGGAGGAGGTTTATAAAATCATGAATACCAATCAACCTGTACAACCTAAAATATTTGAACAGGAAGAAGAAGAGGAACGCGAGCGGATAACCATACAGTTGCACCGGAAATACATTTTATGTCCGGTAAAATCCGGCTTTTGGCTTATTGACCAGAATCGTGCGCATGATCGGATTTTATTTGAGCGTTTCATTGTTTCGCTTGCGCAGCATACGGGTATGACCCAGCAACAGTTATTTCCATCTATGATGGATTTAAGTCCTGCCGATTTATCCCTGATCCGCGAGTTGAACGAGGACCTGAAGCATTTGGGATTTGACATCAGTGAAATGGGAGGAAATTCCATTGCCATTAACGGGACACCAGCAGAAGCTGGGGATGCGAATCCGGTCGGATTAATTGAGAAAATGCTGGAGGAATTAAAGCATCATTCTTCTGAAATAAGGAAGAACAAATATGAATCTTTGGCACGTTCACTGTCATCTTCCATTGCCATAAAGGCAGGAAAAAAACTGACAAATGAGGAAATGAACCGTTTGGTCGATGAATTGTTTGCTTGTGAAACACCCTTTATTTCTCCATCGGGAAAACCCGTAATTATTACTTACACGATGGACGAAATAGAAAAAAAATTTAGCTGA
- a CDS encoding serine hydrolase, which produces MRSFFKWLSVSFLLVLVTAFVWKPDEGAGFRLNPIWNIKPRFLDADKHWADSVLSTMTLDEKIGQLFMVAAYSNRDSSHQKEIISLIENQKIGGLIFFQGGPVRQAQLTNLYQQKSKVPLMIGIDGEWGLAMRLDSTVKYPKQMTLGALSNDTLIYLMGLEIGRECRRMGIHINFAPVVDVNSNPKNPVINFRSFGEDRYNVARKSFAYMLGLQDRFVLACAKHFPGHGDASTDSHLTLPVIDKSKKQLDSLELYPFRFLIRSGLSSVMVAHLYVPSLEKTENLATTLSKKVVAQLLKKEMQFEGLVFSDALNMKGVSAFYKPGEVELKALLAGNDVLLFAEDVPKAVALIKESIRKKEISEEEIESRCRKILLAKKWVGLDKEKLVKTENLYSDLHTPFSEWISRRLYGESMTLLENKNNILPIMRLDTSRIAVLTIGDTLNNSFMQSCEKYASIDKYAVSLQPGGANVGELISSLKKNDLILISLHPSTNSPEKNYGITKEAVGLINQLNQNKKVVVAYFGNVYGLSHFPGASLLDALVMCYENSPLGQDLAAQAIFGGIGLHGQLPVTASRYFKLNDGLCYEGGIRFEYTIPEVFGIKREYFNKIDSLATLGIREKAYPGCQIFIAKHGKVIYNKAFGYHTYDSTRAVKTDDIYDLASVTKITSTVAVLMHLVDQKKFDLDKTLGDYIPELLDSSDYSKIVIRKMLAHEAGLVPWIPFYTKTLIKGKPDPKIYRTTPSDSFPYRVADNMYILKSYQDSILNDIKHTSLRGQKNYLYSDVGYYLLKIIIEKITSTKLDHLADSLFYRPLGASTLTYNPRTKFPLDRIPPEEDDKVFRKQLIHGDVHDQGAAMLGGVAGHAGLFANANDLGKMMQMMMNYGTYGGQKFLSRSVVLDFTRCQFCPGNRRGAGFDRPVMQDGLGPTCNCVSAESFGHTGFTGITAWADPGEDVIYLFLSNRSYPVADNNKILKMGLRTDIQQAIYDAIRKSRNHQ; this is translated from the coding sequence ATGAGGAGTTTTTTTAAATGGTTGAGTGTGTCGTTCCTGCTGGTGCTGGTCACTGCATTTGTGTGGAAACCGGATGAGGGAGCAGGGTTTCGGTTGAATCCCATTTGGAACATAAAGCCCCGATTCCTTGATGCAGATAAGCATTGGGCCGACTCCGTACTTTCTACCATGACGCTCGATGAAAAAATTGGTCAGCTTTTCATGGTTGCTGCCTATTCTAATCGCGATTCGAGTCACCAGAAGGAGATCATTTCCCTCATAGAAAATCAAAAAATTGGTGGATTGATATTCTTTCAGGGTGGACCAGTTCGTCAAGCCCAGTTAACCAATTTATACCAGCAAAAAAGTAAAGTTCCCCTGATGATTGGTATCGATGGGGAATGGGGATTGGCCATGCGATTGGATAGCACCGTAAAATATCCCAAGCAAATGACCTTAGGTGCATTATCCAACGATACCCTGATTTACCTGATGGGACTTGAAATCGGAAGAGAATGCAGAAGAATGGGGATTCATATCAATTTCGCACCTGTTGTGGATGTGAATTCTAATCCGAAGAATCCGGTAATCAATTTTCGTTCGTTTGGCGAGGACCGATACAATGTGGCCCGGAAATCCTTTGCGTATATGCTGGGATTACAGGATCGATTTGTATTGGCTTGTGCCAAACATTTTCCCGGGCACGGTGATGCGTCCACAGATTCGCATTTGACCTTACCGGTGATTGATAAAAGCAAAAAGCAATTGGATTCACTGGAACTTTATCCTTTTCGCTTTTTAATCCGATCCGGATTATCCAGTGTTATGGTAGCGCATTTGTATGTTCCCTCATTAGAGAAAACAGAAAATTTAGCTACTACTTTATCAAAAAAGGTCGTTGCTCAATTACTGAAAAAGGAAATGCAATTCGAGGGCCTTGTTTTTTCAGATGCGCTTAATATGAAAGGGGTAAGTGCTTTTTACAAACCCGGTGAAGTAGAATTAAAGGCACTACTTGCAGGAAATGATGTGTTGTTATTTGCGGAAGATGTTCCTAAAGCGGTGGCCTTGATAAAAGAATCAATTCGTAAAAAGGAAATATCCGAAGAAGAAATTGAAAGCAGATGCAGAAAAATATTACTGGCAAAAAAATGGGTAGGACTGGATAAAGAAAAACTGGTTAAAACAGAAAATCTGTACAGCGATTTACATACCCCTTTTTCTGAATGGATTTCACGACGTTTATACGGTGAGTCGATGACCTTATTGGAGAATAAAAATAACATTCTCCCCATTATGCGATTGGATACTTCCAGAATTGCTGTTTTAACAATAGGTGATACCTTGAATAACTCCTTTATGCAATCCTGCGAAAAATATGCTTCAATCGATAAATACGCAGTTTCTCTTCAACCCGGAGGAGCAAATGTGGGAGAATTGATTTCATCCTTGAAGAAAAATGATTTAATTCTTATTAGTCTTCATCCTTCTACCAATTCCCCGGAAAAAAACTATGGAATTACAAAAGAAGCTGTTGGTTTAATCAATCAGTTGAATCAAAATAAAAAAGTGGTTGTTGCCTATTTTGGGAATGTTTACGGACTTTCTCATTTCCCGGGTGCAAGTTTATTGGATGCATTGGTGATGTGTTATGAAAATTCCCCATTAGGGCAGGATTTGGCAGCGCAGGCAATTTTTGGGGGAATTGGATTACATGGACAACTACCGGTAACGGCTTCCAGGTATTTTAAACTCAATGACGGATTATGTTATGAAGGCGGAATTCGATTTGAATACACCATTCCTGAAGTCTTTGGTATTAAGCGCGAATATTTTAATAAAATAGATTCATTAGCCACCCTTGGCATTCGGGAAAAGGCCTATCCGGGGTGCCAGATTTTTATTGCCAAACACGGAAAAGTAATTTACAATAAGGCCTTCGGTTATCACACCTATGATAGTACCCGCGCGGTAAAAACGGATGATATTTATGATCTGGCATCCGTTACCAAAATTACTTCTACTGTAGCTGTATTAATGCATTTGGTAGATCAGAAAAAATTTGATCTGGATAAAACCTTGGGAGATTATATTCCCGAATTACTCGATTCAAGTGATTATTCTAAAATTGTCATTAGAAAAATGCTTGCGCATGAGGCAGGATTGGTTCCATGGATCCCTTTTTATACAAAGACACTCATCAAAGGCAAACCGGATCCCAAAATTTACCGAACTACACCTTCAGATAGTTTTCCTTATCGTGTTGCCGACAATATGTATATTTTAAAATCGTATCAGGATTCGATTTTAAACGATATTAAACACACATCACTTCGTGGGCAAAAAAATTATTTGTATTCGGATGTTGGTTATTATCTGCTAAAAATCATTATCGAAAAAATTACCAGCACAAAATTAGATCATCTGGCAGATTCATTGTTTTATCGTCCGCTAGGTGCAAGCACATTAACCTACAATCCCAGAACAAAATTTCCATTGGATAGGATTCCACCGGAAGAGGATGATAAAGTGTTCAGAAAACAATTAATTCATGGCGACGTGCACGATCAGGGTGCGGCGATGTTGGGTGGTGTTGCTGGTCATGCTGGTTTATTTGCCAATGCCAATGACTTGGGGAAAATGATGCAAATGATGATGAATTACGGGACTTATGGTGGACAAAAATTCCTTTCCAGAAGTGTAGTTCTTGATTTTACACGTTGCCAGTTTTGTCCAGGAAATAGGAGGGGCGCAGGATTCGATCGTCCGGTAATGCAGGATGGATTAGGTCCAACCTGTAATTGTGTTTCAGCCGAAAGTTTTGGTCACACCGGATTTACCGGAATCACGGCATGGGCGGATCCCGGTGAGGATGTCATCTATTTGTTTTTATCCAATAGAAGTTATCCGGTTGCCGATAACAATAAAATTTTGAAAATGGGATTAAGAACGGATATTCAACAGGCCATCTATGATGCCATTCGGAAATCGAGAAATCACCAATAA